The Mangifera indica cultivar Alphonso chromosome 12, CATAS_Mindica_2.1, whole genome shotgun sequence DNA window GAGATGAGGGAGAGATCCTGGGAATAATTCTTTAAGAATTAGAGCCATATCACATCATTAAAATCGTTCTCTAAGGTCCTTTCATCCTCTAAAAGGAAATAATGTCTCAATCTTTTGGTTATAGTTTGATATTGCAACTTGCAAGAAGAAACTATCACTTTTAATTCACATATAGAAATGCAGCAGAGCTTAATACCTACTAGAATATCTTGTGTATACAGGACATCTGAAGTAACAATTGATTAGCAGAAAATTTAAGATTCATTCACTTGAATAAGTTAGTTTTCTTATCTGAAATTACTTAAAaacatcttaaattttaaagaaacttTGCATAAGTTAGTAGTTTGAACAATAGCAAATGCTGTTGCATGAAACAGAGCAAACTACAAAGTCTAAATTACTACTAATATAAACCTATTGACTGATTCAAGACAATTAACTTGATTGAAACATGAAAAGAACACAAAGCCAAAAGAAATCACACACTTTGCAACAAATAGTTACCTGAAAAATCCCAAGTTTTTGATTGTAATCTGATTCTGGCAATGTCAACATGACAATAACCTGCAACTTATGATCCACTGGTATAACCCGAGACCCTAAACTCTTCTCTTCACAATTGAAGCCACAAAAAACACCCTTACAAGACTGAATAGGTACATACGCGACTGGACTATTCTTTGTGTAATCAAAATTCAGAGTCTCTTCTATTTGAATTGGCTCCTTCACCAAAAACCTCATAAAAAACACACTAATCACGACTGCCAACAGCAATAACCCACACAACATAGAGCATACATAAATAGACCAAAAAAAGCCCCAACCTGATCTCAAAAAAAGCTTCCATACCCATTCATTCCCTTTTAACCAGTCATGAATCAAAGGACTAACAATCCCATAAATCAAATTCCATAAATTGTAAAACTTTAGCATCAAACACTCTCTTCCACGCTTTAATGTACGAAATGGGTCAAGTACAAACATGTAGAAAGAAGATAAAATCGATACAGGAAATAAAACGAAGGTAATTAGcaaattgaattgaaaccaAATTGCTTTAATCATTAACCCAGCAATATAAACTAGCAAACTCGAAGACTCAGAGTCTACCGAATCAACAGAGTCACCAACCGGGTCCTCATTTTCGAAAGTTACCGCCGATTCTTCAGTCTTCTCTTGACTGACTCGGAATGAGTCAACTCGGTCCACAGCCGAGTCCAATCTTTTATCCATTACAGTTTCATTCTCCTTCAAATTTCGATGAATTTCACTTCGACGACGAGAGAGCGAACGGCGCCGCAGAGGCGAGGGGATGTCTTTGGTTTCCAACGAGGACTGATCTGATTGATCGTCATGAAGGCAATTGTGGCAGGGGAAGTCGTCGAAGAAGACTTCATCGTCGTCATCGTCGGTGGGATTTGGTGGGTCCATTAAAAGATTAGGGTTTGTGATAAATTACATCACGATTGAAAATTTCGCATTCGCTCCTTTCACAGACCTCCGATTCTTACATTTCTGCTGACACAACCAGTTTCGAGACACGTGGTCAGCGTCAGTCTGGTACACCCAGAAGGGTCCTCAATTTTGGGGTTAATATCTTATCAACCCTAAACTTTAGCTTATCTCAGCCCAAATTCAAACCCAATTTGCAtgagttaagtttgaataaagattaaacttattttataaattgagttgaatttgagttgattaaaatatttaatttgaattgatttaaatcaaattcaaagtaaaattatttttaaactaaattcgaGTTTTAATTCATCGATTTTGAGTGaacattttaaattcaaattgattttgagttgggttttgcttgaaattaatttatatccaatCCAACATTCAATTTGATAGGCATTTTGGAATTAAGAaccaattttgaatttaaacttgttGCCTTTAAGTTGATCTTGGACTAAGTAttgttcaaattcaactcaaatcgaatcaagAGCTAATTACTTCCATCTGGTTGGCTTTCTACAGTTATGAGCATGAGGATTCACAAAACCCACatggtttgaaaattgacaCTTACCCCCTACATTTACCAGACGCTAAAGTTATGACATTCTTAGTGTTTTGAGAGCTTGTGATACAACCAAACTCATACACTTAGAGCAAGTTGATGAGAAACAACAAAATACAAGGGATGAAGGGCATGTGGAAGAACCACAAAAGCTAAACAACGAGGAACAATCCAATATTGAAGTTCGTAAAGGGATCCAAGAAGTGCAAACCAATAAATACCCAAAAAAGATTAGGAAACCATTTATGTGGCTCAATGATTTCATTAGATGAAATAGATTTATTCTGTAAGGATGAGAGCAAACATAATTAGTAAGTTTTATCTAATTTAGCTTAgcattatcatatttaattgtCATGTGAGTggactcatatatatatatatatatatatatatatatatatatatatatataaaagctttTGTATTTTGGAAAGGGAATAATAGAGAATAATTTTGCTATCCAGATTCTTTTTCTCTACTTCATTTCCTTTCTCCTCTCCAATTTTCttctaagtttttctttaattgtAACTGACATTTGCTCGAAGAATGGTTTATTTACAATCAGCCAgcatctcttgaattgtcagGTGGGTCGTACCAGCCTGGAGATTTATAAACCTTAAACTCTAAATGGtaaattcaatgaaattaaTGAACTGAACAACTTGGCGGAGATGGCCCCAAGCAGTGGACAAATCAGATGGGAAGAGCGAAAAGATCCAGTTGGATGTAGTTGTCgtcttttatttattgatttacttaatttaatttcattaattttgtcgGTTCTTCATGCAAGTTGTAGTATTTATTACTATTGAATTCAACCCACttgtaaattacaaattttgtattgattttGGTTCAATCAGCAATATTAACAGTCTCTATCTATATATTGGTTGCGTATATACAAGTTTTGTTGAAAGTGTCtccaattatttttcattgtcCCATAAGTtgctatatattattgataggAATTCCAAAGAAAAAAGACAGCAAACTGTACAAGtactttaaacaaaaatgcataatttatgtgaaaaatcCAATACGTGAACAATCACAGGTAAaagatagaaaattttattattagtaaagAAGACTATAAGATAAAGAAGAGAACAATTTTACTCCTTCTAATTACGATGCActctttctctcctttttaCATAGACAACATATGTATGTAAACATTAGttagtatatatttgatatgataGATTGTATATGTTCTGCCTACAGGTCGTATCCGTTATAATGTTCGTTGCATTTACTGGAAATCCACTTCTTGAATTTGCTTCTagtattctaataattttttacagaATTTGGTTTATCAGTATACAACAATAATTTTGAAGAGGAGTTGAAGCTTTACCATTTCTCCTAGTGTATATGGTGTAGTAGACTATTTCTTGAAGAGTTTTCTCTTCATATTAGTTAGTCAGTAGAAGTCAATGAGTGTTATTGAATCAGCCAAACCAGCAGTTAATAGAGCTGCATTCTTGGCAAACAAGACTGAATGGCTTCTCTCTGACATGGTCTCCTTCTTTGAACCTTCTCTGCAATGTGGGTTTGCAACTCTTGGTCCCCTCATGTCaatgttgaaaaataaaaaaggatccCACTTGTCCACTAAGCTTACCAATTCAAACCTTATCTCCTTCATGAAGATAGACACCGTtaaaaaatatgcatttaataatAGAAGTCACGGGTTTACATTGAGAAAGGAAAGCCAACtgatattataaatgaaatctGGGTAATATTCTTCACTCGCTATATTTGAATGTATTTGACTTGCATGTTTACGTGTTCAGACTTGtgaatggaaaagaaaattcaaaatggTAGGCTTGTCAAATACTAGGTGGATCATTTATGTTTTCGTTGCTTTTTTGAGGAAGAATCTCGGTTGCCTTAATCAAGTATAGACAAATGAAGCTAAGACTCTCTGAAGTAGGCTGCTGTCTTGGTTATTTGTGAGAGTGACAGGAATCCTGAAGTCAAGGATTCAATTTTTGATCTGTGCAGCCCCTAGAAATTTCAACCATGATGCAGTTGTCATGGAGGAGTTTTTCCTAGGACTTGTTTACTGTTGTATGCGAATCATGGGACCTTACCGACCGGCGACCCGCCATAGAGGTCAGATCATCTTgataatttatacttataaatgATACATGCTGATCGTGCACATATTACATGGATACAAATTTTTCCGTAATTCAAACAATCACGAATCATGTGCCAGAAAATAGCCTTTAGcttaaaatgagaaatttaaaatcCCCTTGAACATAAAAGCCAAAATCCCTTCAACTTTGAAAGGTTAAAATCCTTTTAACCTCAAGCCACCGTCAATTCTATCGATCTGTGGAATATTACTTGCCAGTAGAacttgagagaaaataaaaatgaaagttgtCATAAAGAACTTGAAGACTTGAGAGCAAAATATTCAGGCCGTCAAATGATGAAGGAAGGGATAGTTTAGTTGTAGCAGAATTAAAAAAGTTACAGATCTTACCATGTGTAATCCATAACTAATTAATGTCCTGTGTCAGAGAAGTATTCACAAAGTATCTTCTATTtgcacataacattattatCATAAACTTGAAAgctttttttaatcataattattcatggtttgtttaaaatatatacaatatttaatagtcaaATATATTCCAAAGCAACTAACCATATTAATTTGTTACCGAAAACCAATGAATTTTCAAATCCTGGGAGCTGAGGTTTTTTGAAACCAGACACCATGCCGTTCAATCCCCACTTGCTTCTTTAGTCATGTCTGCTATACgcgttttatttttatcttcttaaTGCATGGAAAAACGACAAAGTGAACAGGAAGACAATAATTGATTACTTAACTAACAGGACTTCTAATTCATCTTTGCTGAAAGACAAAATATCCCATCCGGGTAGTTGTTTGAGTTTCATTGTCTAGCTTTTTTGCTTATAATTTTCTCATTCAtaacttttttacttttacCATATAATATAAAGATTGATCAACATGTGACAGTCTTCATATTTTGGCTAAGAAGATACAGGGAATCTGGGGAATTTCAAGAACTTGAGAGTTGAAGGCATCTTtcctaatttttcaatttcaatgatGTTCTTCAAGCATTTGCTCCTTGTATCGATTCTATCTTTAAGCTTTGAAGTGAAACGAGTATATGTAGATGCTAAGCTGCCTCAAACTGAGGGTAAGACCAATTCTTCTTCCCCAAATTTCTGTTTCTGCTGAATTTCTCCATGTTCATGGTTTACTTTACACTTCAGTAACCAGTATAAGTGATCATACTGACtgtttattcaataaaaagCATAAAGATCTTTCAGGGAAAAAGGATATGTTAGAGGATATTTGAAGAGCTTTTCtgtgattttatttgtttgtggaTGTGTTGCAGTTGATGTTCTGAATCAGATTGCCAAAACAATGGGGGCTACTAACTGGACTTTTGATGCTGACACTGCCTGTGAACTCCATGAAAAATCGGCTGTTACAGAAGTAACCAAGAACATCTCTTGCATCCTGGGTCCCGATGGCAGTACCCACCACATTTCAGTAATGTAGGTTTTCTTATTCTTTGCATATGTTTGCAGAAATTAGTgaatttgctttgattttgtGGTCATTAAAGTGAGAACAACCATTTGTGGACTGTGATGCCTCTCTGGAAAGTTTCAATacacaataaatattaaattagaggGTTTAAGGGCTAAGTCCTTTTACAACATGTATATTTAATTCTCagttaatattttctattatttattttagttgttttgacATAATAGTGGAATATTTCCCTTCTTCTAAATTACagaattatcattttagttGTTTGGTTTTGCTCCAGATTTTACATATTTTGGGTGTGACTAACTGATTCTGGATCTGTTCTGTTTCAAATTTCAGAGAATTCAAACGTTACAGCCTTTCTGGAGTTCTTCCGCCTGAATTAAACCAACTTCCCAATATCTCTAAAGTGTAAGCTAAATAATTCTGAATATATactttatgcatgtataatttttttttttttttgacattgtTAACTATCACATATTAGTAGGAAAACAAATTGGGTATGATAAATAAGAGTAAGGGAAATTTTCCCCTCTTGAGCTCTCTTTTGGAGTAGAAGAGCCCAATAACGCTTTTGTGATGGCTAAATCCACTATAGTGACAGTTGAGGGGACTTTACTTTCCAACTTGGTAACCCAAAGGTCCAGTTGTGGGGGTGTTTGCTTACTCCCCAGTTGGCGTGGTCATGGTGGCTTGGTTCATGGGTTTCCAACTTGGTAAACCAAAGGTCTAGTCGAGGGGAGGTTGCTTCTTACTCCTTGGTTGACTTGGTTTAGAAGGCTTAGATGAATGGGAGGTTTGGTTTGCTTCTTGCTCTCCGAAGTGAAAAGGAGGTTTAGCCTCGTGTTCCTTACCCTAGTCTAAGAGGCTTAAAAGATGGGGAGGATTGACCGACTTATTCCTCAATTGGCCTACCTAGTTGAGGGAAGGTTATTGACGGACCAATGTGTGATAGGGTTGGATCGTTTTGAAGTTCCAACATGGCAACATAAAAGCCTAGACTTGACAGGAGATTGTTTTCCAAGTTGGTAACCCAAAGACCTGGTTGAGGGATGTTGCTTTGATGGATCAGTGTATGATACGGGAGGGCTGTTAAGAAGTTCTAAGCCGGTAACCCAAAGACACAATTGAGGGGAGGTTGCTTTCCAATCCAGTAACCCAAAGGCCCAATTGAGGAGAGATTGTTTCTTACTCCTCGTTTGGCTTGGTTCAAGAGGCTCAAATGAACGAGAGGTTCGGCTAGTTTATTCCTGGTTTGCCTGTTTGGTTGGAGAGATTGTTGATGGACCAATGTGTTACAAGAGCGCCAACACTACTTCTGTGGTGTCCCAACAAAATATGGCtggaaaattcacttttctaaTTAACACTTTCCTTAAATTCGAACATTTAGGATTCTGTAGTGGGAAGTagtaatgacaaattttcatcaaaatctGCATTCTTAATAATCTGGATCATTTCCAAGGCTTTTatgactattttaatttttttcctctttttgtctttaataGAAATCATTAATTGCTGTTGTCTGTATGCAGTGATTTTTCCTACAACTACCTGAATGGATCGATACCAGCCGAATGGGCTTTGAcgcaattaaattttatgtaagcCCTAAGCTGTATGTATTTCTGCTTTATCAGTCTAACCAGATAgtaataaataatgaatttatcaaCCCATTGTCAATGCAGCTCTCTCTCTGGGAACCGATTATCAGGCAATATTCCGAGCCATCTGGGGGACATCACCAGTCTAACTTACTTGTAAGCTTTAAGTTTAAACTCCTGCACTAAATAGTCCAAACTATACTGTTGAGAAATAGGCAAATATGTCCTATTGtctatctttttgtttttattttaccagGGACATCGAAGCAAACCAATTCTCAGGAACAGTACCCACTCAGCTCGGGAAGCTAGTTAAACTGGAAATTCTGTAAGGCATTTAGTAGGTTTCTTATATTCAGTTGTTTTTTTAAGCCATGATCAGCATTTTTATTGAcgttatcaattaaattttggtTGCAGGAAGCTTTCCTCCAATAGATTGACTGGAAATTTACCAAATGAATTTTCTCAGCTGACAAATATGACAGACTTGTAagtttttcataatatttttgtaagaGTTTGCGCAGAGTTTGTCTGAATTTTAAGTGTTAGTGAGATCTTTTTGCACAGTGCAGTAGGATCAATGATAACAATTTCAATGGAAGCATACCAGAATTTATACAAAACTGGAGGCAACTTGGGAGATTGTAAGATGATCTACTTTCCTGAAGTTTTGCAACTCATTCTAGCTATCGAGTTCTTAagcggtttttttttttttttgggttgataaAGGGAAATCCTAGGTAGTGGATTGAAAGGACCCATTCCATCATCCATCTCCCTTTTGGAAAATCTACAACAATTGTGAGTCAATATTTCTCAACTAGTCAACTACAAGAATATGCCCTATTTAATGCATTAATTTACTGACACTCTTATGTACAGTAAGATTAGTGACATAGATGGAACAAATCAAGCTTTTCCTGATCTTAAAAAGAATACCCGCCTTAGACGGTTGTAAGTTCATTGCCTGTTCCTATATTTTCTGGCATACAGATATTGGAGTAAAATTTGTCTCACAAAATCATCACATTTTAACATTGGATTTCCAGGACTTTGAGGAACTGCCATATTTCAGGAGAAATACCTATGTACGTCTGGGAAATGAATAATCTGAGAGTTCTGTAAGTACATTACTGAACTATCAATTTACAATGATTATA harbors:
- the LOC123193280 gene encoding seipin-2-like, with translation MDPPNPTDDDDDEVFFDDFPCHNCLHDDQSDQSSLETKDIPSPLRRRSLSRRRSEIHRNLKENETVMDKRLDSAVDRVDSFRVSQEKTEESAVTFENEDPVGDSVDSVDSESSSLLVYIAGLMIKAIWFQFNLLITFVLFPVSILSSFYMFVLDPFRTLKRGRECLMLKFYNLWNLIYGIVSPLIHDWLKGNEWVWKLFLRSGWGFFWSIYVCSMLCGLLLLAVVISVFFMRFLVKEPIQIEETLNFDYTKNSPVAYVPIQSCKGVFCGFNCEEKSLGSRVIPVDHKLQVIVMLTLPESDYNQKLGIFQVRVELLSSNGKTLVSSSLPCMLKFKSEPVRLLLTFLKVAPIVAGYVSESQTLNVKLKGFREGHVPTSCLKVKIEQRAEYVAGAGIPEIYDASLILESELPFFRRIIWYWKITIFVWITITLFIMELCFTLICCRPIILPRARPRGGSAGNSARPIRIQSQT